In a genomic window of Candidatus Margulisiibacteriota bacterium:
- a CDS encoding O-antigen ligase family protein — MIEVISVILFMFAVIVLVLGRPKYVLYGFLIFAPLSYYYAYLTPNSYEAGTFLQKSSRDIFIGLIYLIWLLYIFVRKETKLKIMNASIVAILFLAIIIIQLFFALPKENYSFMIGMRNAIEFIPLMFIVPSFFAASDLKKFTNIMLSLSLIVALLGLIQLLFFYMGFVFMFNEMGSGIAIARIYSTLFNPNNLGIYLVTFLLLFFGLYVNNVYLINKIFSRLSMILLAVCLFFTFSRGALLALMLGVIFLLFRKKYYRSIMLSFIAGLLIIFAVTIYNPGILFRYVRAFSSEGGKNEIAYRLISIPQKGWEQMSNKPLSIITGITPEDWANGPDSLEFKKDNYTTGNEKWSGQGISMDNYYVLLFFTSGLVPFITFIVLIYLLFKESNLTASLTRDPFYSGLIAGILSVFISYIVLGFVTDLWNLFPSNFYFWFLAGMLVLINKVVKQERAQYENRD; from the coding sequence ATGATTGAAGTAATATCTGTAATATTATTCATGTTCGCCGTCATTGTTTTGGTGCTTGGTCGGCCAAAATATGTTTTATATGGGTTTCTTATCTTTGCGCCCCTTAGTTATTATTATGCTTATTTAACCCCAAATTCATATGAGGCCGGAACATTCCTGCAAAAGAGCTCTCGTGATATTTTTATCGGCCTAATATATCTGATCTGGTTGCTATATATCTTTGTTCGAAAAGAAACAAAATTGAAAATCATGAATGCCTCGATCGTTGCCATATTATTTTTGGCTATAATTATTATTCAATTATTTTTTGCTTTACCCAAAGAGAACTATTCCTTCATGATCGGGATGAGGAATGCGATCGAGTTTATCCCCTTAATGTTCATCGTCCCGTCATTTTTTGCCGCTAGTGACCTGAAGAAATTTACCAACATCATGTTATCCCTAAGTCTTATTGTCGCTTTGCTCGGCCTGATCCAATTGCTCTTCTTTTATATGGGTTTTGTTTTTATGTTTAATGAAATGGGCTCCGGGATAGCGATCGCGCGTATCTATTCGACTTTATTTAATCCGAACAATCTCGGTATTTATTTAGTCACATTCCTGCTGCTGTTCTTTGGATTATATGTGAATAATGTTTATCTTATCAATAAAATCTTTTCGCGTTTATCAATGATTTTGTTGGCCGTTTGCCTTTTTTTTACTTTTTCTCGCGGCGCACTCCTGGCTTTAATGCTGGGGGTTATTTTCCTTTTATTCCGAAAAAAATATTACCGGTCGATAATGCTGTCATTTATTGCCGGCTTGCTGATCATCTTCGCCGTGACGATTTATAATCCCGGCATTTTATTCAGATATGTCAGGGCGTTTTCTTCCGAAGGCGGTAAAAACGAGATCGCTTACCGGCTCATATCCATACCCCAAAAAGGTTGGGAACAAATGTCAAATAAGCCCCTCTCGATTATTACCGGAATAACGCCTGAGGATTGGGCTAATGGACCGGATAGTTTAGAATTTAAGAAAGATAATTACACGACTGGCAATGAGAAATGGAGCGGGCAGGGGATCAGCATGGATAATTACTATGTCCTGCTTTTCTTTACCAGCGGGCTTGTGCCGTTCATTACGTTTATTGTTTTGATCTATCTGTTGTTTAAAGAATCGAATCTAACGGCGAGTTTAACCCGGGATCCTTTTTATTCCGGCCTGATCGCGGGCATTCTCTCGGTTTTTATATCATATATTGTTCTTGGGTTTGTGACGGACCTGTGGAACCTTTTCCCTTCCAATTTTTATTTTTGGTTTTTGGCGGGAATGTTGGTTTTGATCAACAAAGTTGTAAAACAGGAAAGGGCCCAGTATGAAAATAGGGATTAA
- a CDS encoding glycosyltransferase family 1 protein, whose amino-acid sequence MKIGINALSVTIGGGVTFMRNLVPLLAKLDSANEYYLFVAEENYIKIFDLITWPANVKLVKMKKHNLLIRIFQEQFVIPFLVWRLKIGLLVCSANISSILAPCKKMLWVLNIYPYFILNIKGESFIARLRFKALRVLTDLSIRHSDLSVHISNFSRLSLLAKLKVPDNRMVTIYLGADTDALLVKSQAERETDSPYILSVSSISKRKNYEVLMKAYNKLPREIRDRYKIVLVGEVTEELKAYLQNFISDPAGRPRVVFTGKTTFAELYAIYKRASIFVMPSLVEAFGLPVIEAMAAGLPVLVADATALPEIAGEAGLIFDPHDPVDLAGKIELILTDKKLAEDMSVAGIKRAKLFTWERTAKETLACFAEIMARNERK is encoded by the coding sequence ATGAAAATAGGGATTAACGCCCTCTCGGTAACTATCGGCGGCGGGGTGACTTTCATGCGGAACCTTGTGCCATTATTGGCCAAGCTGGACAGCGCTAACGAGTATTATCTTTTTGTGGCCGAAGAGAATTATATTAAGATATTTGACTTAATAACTTGGCCGGCAAACGTCAAGCTGGTCAAGATGAAAAAACACAATCTTCTTATTCGTATATTTCAGGAACAATTTGTCATTCCTTTTCTTGTTTGGCGATTGAAGATCGGTCTTTTAGTCTGTTCGGCCAATATCAGCTCTATTCTTGCCCCCTGCAAAAAAATGTTGTGGGTCTTGAATATTTATCCTTACTTTATCCTTAATATCAAGGGGGAGTCATTTATTGCCAGGCTGCGCTTTAAAGCCTTGAGGGTCCTAACTGATCTGTCGATCAGGCATAGCGACTTATCGGTCCATATCTCCAATTTTTCGCGATTATCCCTGCTGGCTAAATTAAAAGTGCCTGACAACCGCATGGTTACGATATATCTTGGCGCGGATACTGATGCTTTGCTGGTGAAAAGCCAGGCTGAACGTGAAACGGATTCCCCTTATATTCTTTCTGTCTCCAGCATTTCTAAAAGGAAGAATTATGAGGTTTTAATGAAAGCTTATAATAAATTGCCTCGAGAAATCAGAGACAGATACAAAATCGTCCTGGTTGGCGAGGTAACCGAAGAACTAAAGGCGTATCTCCAGAACTTTATCAGCGACCCGGCGGGCAGACCAAGGGTTGTCTTTACGGGCAAAACTACTTTTGCCGAGCTTTATGCTATTTATAAAAGGGCTTCGATCTTTGTCATGCCGTCGTTGGTGGAGGCTTTCGGACTACCGGTGATCGAGGCCATGGCGGCCGGACTGCCGGTCTTGGTCGCCGATGCTACGGCCCTACCAGAGATTGCCGGCGAAGCGGGGCTGATATTTGATCCGCATGACCCGGTTGACCTGGCCGGCAAGATCGAACTCATCTTGACCGATAAAAAACTTGCGGAGGATATGTCGGTTGCCGGGATCAAAAGGGCCAAGTTGTTCACCTGGGAAAGGACGGCCAAAGAAACCTTAGCTTGCTTTGCTGAGATCATGGCGAGAAACGAAAGGAAATGA
- a CDS encoding DUF362 domain-containing protein, protein MSHKVFIEALKNDELEKLAAGFKWVGLDQAVKPGMTVLLKPNLTYPKFKPGVTTTPKVLEATIKLLKDLGARIVVGESDGGYDSYEVKDAFHDYGLYDLEKKYGIKVVNFSQDKSSWRYLTINKYFKQFKVEYPALLEDCDHFITFPVPKVHAMTGISLSYKNQWGCVPNTMRLRYHPVFNEAIFAINQIPKSKFTIIDGTYGLTRSGPMVGDVFAWGFILVANNFEAADLVVSQMMGVDLKRVLHYRLPYKNKLVPKISEISLNQDFKKFASGKFYLKRDIWNYLALSAWLHPWINHFFYESFAADLLHKIMYTFRKRPISE, encoded by the coding sequence ATGAGCCATAAAGTATTTATTGAAGCGCTTAAAAATGATGAATTAGAGAAGCTGGCTGCCGGCTTTAAGTGGGTAGGCCTCGACCAAGCGGTAAAACCGGGGATGACAGTGTTGTTGAAGCCAAACTTGACCTATCCAAAATTTAAGCCTGGTGTTACCACGACACCCAAGGTCCTGGAAGCGACCATCAAACTTCTCAAGGATCTCGGCGCGCGGATCGTGGTTGGCGAATCAGACGGCGGTTATGATTCGTATGAAGTCAAAGATGCTTTCCATGATTATGGCTTATATGATCTCGAAAAGAAATATGGGATTAAAGTCGTGAATTTCTCCCAGGATAAAAGTTCCTGGCGCTATTTGACTATTAACAAGTATTTCAAGCAATTCAAGGTCGAATACCCGGCTTTGCTTGAGGACTGTGACCACTTTATTACTTTCCCGGTGCCAAAGGTCCACGCGATGACCGGCATCAGTCTTTCTTACAAGAATCAATGGGGCTGCGTGCCGAATACGATGCGCCTGCGCTATCATCCGGTCTTTAACGAAGCGATCTTTGCCATTAATCAAATACCTAAAAGCAAATTTACGATCATTGACGGTACTTACGGCCTGACCCGCAGCGGTCCGATGGTTGGCGATGTTTTTGCCTGGGGTTTCATTTTGGTTGCCAATAATTTTGAAGCGGCTGACCTGGTTGTCAGCCAGATGATGGGGGTCGATCTAAAAAGGGTCCTTCACTACCGCTTGCCTTATAAGAACAAATTGGTTCCCAAAATCTCCGAGATCAGTTTGAACCAGGATTTCAAAAAGTTTGCTTCCGGTAAGTTCTATTTAAAACGTGATATCTGGAATTACCTGGCGCTTTCCGCCTGGCTCCATCCCTGGATCAACCACTTCTTTTATGAATCTTTTGCCGCCGATCTGCTGCATAAGATCATGTACACTTTCAGGAAAAGGCCGATCAGCGAATGA